The following DNA comes from Saccharomyces mikatae IFO 1815 strain IFO1815 genome assembly, chromosome: 8.
ttttttagttttatcCATATATACATACTTCATAGACGATCCCCACAATGAAGATTTCAGCCTCAAGAGTGAAAACATCTCGCACACTTCTGAActgtatttttttagagTGATTTCACCATTGccattgatattttcaagcTTACTCTATTGCATATACTGCAagcataaaaaaaattatgacTTTCACAAGAAAACGAGAAGATTTTAAAGAACTTATACCTGCGTTGGTTTCTGTATCCTGTCCTTCGTATAAACCACATGCATAATAATCCCTTGGCCAAGGATTGGTTTCATTAAGAAAGCCCATACTACCACATTTAACTACCATACCTTCGGGCGCATAGGTAACAATATTTTCATACAATATTGAATAAAActcatttttatctttaacTGTCAGCTTTCCTTCGTTAATACCACATTCATAAATAGTTAGTGGTGGGTAAGTTTGATTCATATAACCCTTCTTTCCGCACTTAAACAATTGAGGATTCTCGCCAGttatattcatttcttttctattgtATATCTTTCTTAATTGCTCATTACCATTACTTTTACACTTCTGATTGAACTGCTGCTGGAAGGGCCTGCTTATAAACGCGAATTATTTCTCTACTGGTCGCAAAATAGTCATCACATCTAACtcaaaaagagaaggatGTAAGACGCCTTCTCATTCCGTAAGAAAATACGCAGGAAGCAAAagggtttttttttaggcAAATTTCTCGAgaatagaagaagaagcctTGTTAATATGATGGGCCCtgaaaaactttaaagATTGTATGTAAGAAGAATCTTGAGCAGTAAAAATGCCCGcaataatgaagatatCGTAGAAATTAAGGGTGGGGATTATGAAAGCCCTCCGTGCCAGAAGCCTTTCGGCGTAGTTCTATTCAAGGACACCTGCAGCACTAAAAACAAGGctatataataaattaaTAATTTGTTAGTTAGAGAGGATGATTATCATCTGGGGAGCCTGGTGCAGTGCTAGCGGTGCTTTCTTCTTGCAATAACACAGGGCACAAGCTCTCATAGGCTAGAAATTCTTACATGAGTGGAAGTGACAGAATCCGTGGTTCCTGCAGGTTAAGGAAGGATGCGTATCGGCAGTCTCATAATGTGAGAattgggtgaattttgagatgattgttggggTTCCAtggttgataaaggcaatattattaggtgtatagaatatactagaagttctcctccaggatataggaatccaataaatcaaactcgtaattctacatacttctgtatatgcttttattgtcattgtatatgttgtcagtcattatcctattacattatcaatccttgcatttcagcttccacttatttcgatgacagcttctcataacttatgtcttcttctaacaccgtatatgataatgtgCTAGTAGTATGGCCACTAGTTGATAGGCGATAGTTggttttcattccaacataatGACAGACATTAAGTAAGAAACAAACCTTAGAATGTGCATGAAAAGCTGTCCTACACAGAGGAAGTTCCTATGAACATCGCACCTGGACATTTAATTACAACCGCAACATTTCCGACAACAGAAAGTGTAAAACAAATAAAGGCAGGTTGGGAGCTCATAAACATATCTTAGtacacacacatatatacatacatatatactgGGTAGGAAGCAAAAGCTAATGTGGAATCATGAacgagaaaagaaacagctGCTCAACAGTTGGCGCGGTACGTTTAAGCTGGAAGAGCCAATCTCTTGAAGGTACCTTCTTGTctacatttttcttggtgaATGGCCATCAATCTTTGAGCTTCTAATGGATCAGAAACTTCTTCTGGTTCTGGCCAAGATAAGTATTCGTTAGTGTAGTTGGCGACGTAGTCTGGTGGCAAAATGGCCAATCTCTTACCGTAACCGGTAACCTTCTTCCAGTCACGATGGACATTGaacaaagatgaagagaaGTAAGCGTAACATCTTTGGTATTGTTTGTAAGACAGGTCGTTGTTCAATTGAGGCTTGAAGTCGACGTATTCCTTCCAAGCGGCAACTGGGTCGGATAGAACGTAGTCAGTGGCCTTCTTGATGGCGTTCAAGAACTTTCTGACCTTTTCTgggttcttcttcaaaaattcgtCGTTACAGATGTAAAGGACGGTACAGAAACAACAGCAACCCAAACAAGCCAACTTGTCAATTCTTAACATCTTAGCATCGGAAGCTGGTCTGCCTTGCTTGGCCAAGTATTCTTCCAATTCGACTTGTTGCATACATTCGATACCAATACCAGCATCGATCTTACCTTCGATGATGTACTTGGCGACGTTCATACCACATCTGACGGCGGTGTAGTCTTCTGGCTTCATACCGTAGTGTTTGGTCAATTCATCGATTTGAATCTTACCGAATTCACCGACGTAACCAATTCTCTTACCCTTTAGAGATTGGAAGTCCTCAGTGATACCGCTGCCCTTCAAGTACAAAACACCAGTGAAAGGTTCGTCCAACAAGGAAGCGACAGAGGTGAC
Coding sequences within:
- the SMKI08G2570 gene encoding NMT1/THI5 family protein yields the protein MSTDKITFLLNWQPTPYHIPIFLAQTKGYFKEQGLDLAILEPTNPSDVTELIGSGKVDMGLKAMIHTLAAKARGFPVTSVASLLDEPFTGVLYLKGSGITEDFQSLKGKRIGYVGEFGKIQIDELTKHYGMKPEDYTAVRCGMNVAKYIIEGKIDAGIGIECMQQVELEEYLAKQGRPASDAKMLRIDKLACLGCCCFCTVLYICNDEFLKKNPEKVRKFLNAIKKATDYVLSDPVAAWKEYVDFKPQLNNDLSYKQYQRCYAYFSSSLFNVHRDWKKVTGYGKRLAILPPDYVANYTNEYLSWPEPEEVSDPLEAQRLMAIHQEKCRQEGTFKRLALPA